A single Elusimicrobiota bacterium DNA region contains:
- a CDS encoding polyphosphate kinase 2 family protein — protein MSNLLRAFLVAGSCCAQAFAGSAPIRLSNPGLPLSQPQVGAIGSMLAAPGAPLLKATLSVAPSLTPAIPVLQPVPQLKLTPAFAAPAAPEAAPSVMPALETLAEKVQVKDNGQDGAAMEKFYDRAGRKGESAEAELPSAMDAVAEPGDFGERFRVPYDPKGEIDLSKMDPERTPGLKHEKDKALDRLEEDQKAMDELQQKLYAEGKRSVLIVIQAMDTGGKDGTIRWVLTGLNPQGVKVTSFKQPTAQEAKHDFLWRIKKALPGKGILGVFNRSHYEDILVPTVYKTFSAEEVAGRYDKINAFEKKLADQGTVILKFFLNISKDEQKARLQERLDDPAKNWKFSPADLKTRERWDEFQQAYGKVLARTSTPWAPWHVIPSNKKWYRNYAVARILKEAMQRMAPQYPKPDFDPKKIKIPD, from the coding sequence ATGAGCAATCTCCTGCGGGCGTTCTTGGTGGCCGGCTCCTGCTGCGCGCAGGCTTTCGCCGGCAGCGCGCCCATCCGCCTGAGCAATCCCGGCCTGCCGCTGTCCCAGCCCCAGGTCGGAGCCATCGGCTCCATGCTGGCTGCTCCGGGCGCGCCTCTCCTCAAGGCGACCCTCTCTGTGGCCCCATCCTTGACCCCCGCCATCCCTGTGCTCCAGCCCGTGCCCCAGCTCAAGCTCACCCCGGCCTTTGCGGCTCCAGCGGCGCCTGAAGCCGCTCCGTCGGTGATGCCGGCCTTGGAGACCTTGGCCGAAAAGGTCCAGGTCAAGGACAACGGCCAGGATGGCGCGGCCATGGAGAAGTTCTATGACCGCGCGGGCCGCAAAGGCGAGAGCGCGGAGGCCGAGCTTCCCAGCGCCATGGACGCCGTGGCCGAGCCAGGCGATTTCGGCGAGAGATTCCGCGTGCCCTACGACCCCAAGGGCGAGATCGACCTCTCCAAGATGGACCCGGAGCGCACCCCCGGACTGAAGCACGAGAAGGACAAGGCCCTGGACCGGCTCGAAGAGGACCAGAAGGCCATGGACGAGCTGCAGCAGAAGCTCTACGCCGAGGGCAAGCGCTCGGTGCTCATAGTCATCCAGGCCATGGACACCGGCGGCAAGGACGGCACCATCCGCTGGGTGCTCACCGGCCTCAACCCCCAAGGCGTCAAGGTCACCAGCTTCAAGCAGCCCACGGCGCAGGAGGCCAAGCACGACTTCCTCTGGCGCATCAAGAAGGCCTTGCCCGGCAAGGGCATCCTCGGCGTGTTCAATCGCTCCCACTACGAGGATATTTTGGTCCCCACCGTCTACAAGACCTTCTCCGCCGAGGAGGTCGCGGGCCGCTACGACAAGATCAACGCTTTCGAGAAGAAGCTGGCGGACCAGGGCACGGTCATCCTCAAGTTCTTCCTCAATATCTCCAAGGACGAGCAGAAGGCGCGCCTGCAGGAGAGGCTCGACGACCCGGCCAAGAACTGGAAGTTCTCGCCCGCGGACCTGAAGACCCGCGAGCGTTGGGACGAGTTCCAGCAGGCCTACGGCAAGGTGTTGGCCCGCACCAGCACCCCGTGGGCGCCCTGGCACGTCATCCCCTCCAACAAGAAGTGGTACCGCAACTACGCCGTGGCCCGCATTCTTAAGGAAGCCATGCAGCGCATGGCCCCGCAGTACCCCAAGCCTGACTTCGATCCCAAGAAGATAAAGATTCCCGACTAG